In the Methanothermobacter marburgensis str. Marburg genome, ATTGAACCCAGAATACCTGTGGCCTCCACAGGGAGAAGTATCTTTGTGGCCCTTCCATCGGCAACCTTCTCAAGGGCCTCAAGGTATTTGAGTGCTATTATATCATTCGTCGGGTCCCCCTCGTGCATTGCCCTGAAAACCGAGAGTATGGCCTTGGCCTGACCCTCTGCTATGGCTATCTCCCGGTACTTGTTGGCGTCTGCAACCTTCTTTATGGCCTCGGCCTTACCCTCTGCCTCAAGGATGGCTGCCTGTTTATCACCCTCAGCCCTCTTTATCTCTGACTGCTTGTAACCCTCTGCCTCGAGGATGGCCGCCCTCTTCATACGTTCGGCCTTCATCTGCTTTGACATGGCCTCAACTATGTCTCCGGGTGGTTCTATGCGCTGTATCTCCACACGGACAACCCTGGTACCCCACTTGTCTGTGGCCTCATCTAGGACCTCGCGGAGCTGGGTGTTTATCATCTCCCTTGATGTGAGGGTCTGGTCCAGTTCAAGGTCCCCTATTATGTTCCTGAGGTTTGTCTGGGCCAGCTTGGTTATGGCCTGGTAGAAGTCAACCACGTTGTAGACCGCATTGAAGGGGTCAACCACCTCATAGAATATGACGCAGTCCACAACAACGACTGTGTTGTCCTTGGTTATGACCTCCTGTGGTGGTACATCAACCACCTGCTCCCTCATGTCAACC is a window encoding:
- a CDS encoding SPFH domain-containing protein, encoding MLLEIIIVLVLLVLAFKSLKILRPYEKGVVERLGKYQRTVESGLVVIIPFIEAIKKVDMREQVVDVPPQEVITKDNTVVVVDCVIFYEVVDPFNAVYNVVDFYQAITKLAQTNLRNIIGDLELDQTLTSREMINTQLREVLDEATDKWGTRVVRVEIQRIEPPGDIVEAMSKQMKAERMKRAAILEAEGYKQSEIKRAEGDKQAAILEAEGKAEAIKKVADANKYREIAIAEGQAKAILSVFRAMHEGDPTNDIIALKYLEALEKVADGRATKILLPVEATGILGSIAGISEMLSDPSRASEKTSKKSEPSEAEKKPASPEFQEKQ